A section of the Verrucomicrobiota bacterium genome encodes:
- a CDS encoding DUF4394 domain-containing protein has product MKKQTMKNLALLMSMAALAATQGFAAGHAAVSGYALSDDGETLVVMGDVNSPGDVVIYSLASPLQAIAWRPVTGELLGFSDGMIATIDPMSGEMTDLKAIFMSDAIIGEGKMVAFDFNNKIDAVRAVTSAGDNLVYFPDGFGDNDERAGSVRRFTNLAYAEGDSMAGTTPMIFANAYTNAINGKTAGSTFQYALDAATDTLVSLANNAGTLETIGKITVDGAPVDLAPMGGFDIVSPEEGEDMALAILQLEGAASAGLYEIDLETGAATLKADLGMGGITGFAASLGK; this is encoded by the coding sequence TTGAAAAAACAAACAATGAAAAATCTAGCTCTTTTGATGTCCATGGCTGCCTTGGCAGCCACTCAGGGATTTGCAGCAGGTCACGCAGCGGTTTCCGGTTATGCTCTGTCGGATGATGGAGAAACGCTCGTCGTGATGGGCGATGTGAATTCCCCTGGCGACGTGGTGATCTACAGCTTGGCATCACCCTTGCAGGCAATTGCCTGGCGTCCCGTGACTGGCGAACTCTTGGGCTTCTCCGATGGTATGATTGCGACGATTGATCCGATGTCTGGTGAGATGACCGATCTGAAAGCCATATTCATGAGTGACGCGATAATCGGCGAGGGCAAGATGGTCGCGTTTGACTTCAACAACAAAATCGACGCGGTGCGCGCGGTGACATCGGCGGGGGACAATCTTGTCTACTTCCCCGATGGCTTCGGTGACAATGATGAGCGCGCCGGTTCCGTGCGCCGGTTCACCAACCTAGCGTATGCGGAGGGTGACTCCATGGCAGGCACCACGCCGATGATCTTCGCCAATGCGTATACCAACGCCATCAACGGCAAGACGGCTGGTTCGACGTTCCAATATGCGCTCGATGCCGCAACCGACACGCTGGTGAGCTTGGCCAACAATGCCGGCACTTTGGAGACCATCGGCAAGATCACCGTTGATGGTGCCCCTGTGGATCTGGCTCCGATGGGTGGTTTCGACATCGTCTCGCCCGAAGAAGGCGAAGACATGGCGCTTGCGATCCTGCAACTGGAGGGGGCGGCGTCGGCTGGTCTCTACGAGATCGATCTCGAAACGGGCGCGGCAACTCTGAAGGCCGATCTCGGGATGGGCGGTATTACCGGCTTCGCGGCATCGCTCGGCAAATAG
- a CDS encoding nuclear transport factor 2 family protein translates to MSTEADREKLRYGYELWAAADPAAVEYFLELLADDIDWKSLGEGRPGMEFSRSRSGKHEVLGYFQDIAAKWELVNYKVEEIVSEGERHIVICECAWKHGATGKVVETPKLDSYRMKDGLIVEFREYYDTAKTVEAAI, encoded by the coding sequence ATGAGCACGGAAGCGGACCGCGAAAAACTCAGGTATGGATATGAACTTTGGGCGGCGGCGGACCCGGCGGCGGTGGAGTATTTTTTAGAACTGCTCGCGGACGATATCGATTGGAAGTCTCTGGGCGAGGGTCGTCCCGGGATGGAGTTCTCCCGCTCCCGGTCGGGCAAACACGAAGTGCTGGGTTACTTCCAGGATATTGCGGCGAAATGGGAGTTGGTGAACTACAAGGTGGAGGAAATCGTCTCGGAGGGTGAGCGTCACATCGTGATTTGCGAATGCGCTTGGAAACATGGCGCGACCGGAAAGGTCGTGGAGACACCGAAGCTCGACTCGTATCGGATGAAGGACGGTCTCATCGTCGAATTTCGCGAATACTACGATACGGCGAAAACGGTCGAGGCCGCGATTTAG
- a CDS encoding VOC family protein, whose amino-acid sequence MTVLESILYVDDIDRAEAFYTRLFRLEVEHKEPGRHLFLKLEHSMLLLFQPDRTSQDSGDGDSIDVPTHGAYGPGHLAFRMHHEEAVTWRAKLASEAIPLEREIRWPNGGLSLYFRDPAQNSLELATPDLWNLS is encoded by the coding sequence ATGACTGTGCTCGAAAGCATCCTCTATGTTGATGACATCGACCGAGCTGAGGCCTTCTACACCCGGCTCTTCCGCTTGGAAGTGGAACACAAGGAACCGGGCCGGCACCTCTTCCTGAAGCTAGAGCACTCCATGTTGCTGCTCTTCCAGCCAGACCGCACCAGCCAAGACTCGGGCGACGGCGATTCCATCGATGTGCCCACCCACGGAGCCTACGGCCCAGGCCACCTCGCCTTCCGCATGCATCACGAAGAAGCGGTCACTTGGCGCGCCAAGCTGGCCAGCGAAGCCATCCCTCTCGAACGCGAAATTCGGTGGCCGAACGGCGGCCTTTCGCTCTACTTTCGCGATCCGGCCCAAAACAGCCTCGAACTTGCCACCCCGGACCTTTGGAACTTGTCATGA
- a CDS encoding choice-of-anchor K domain-containing protein, producing MPTFNPFQKCKRPGCAGFTLVELVLSVGVIGILAGLAVMLLGGARAESERTLLDHQVRELNAAVKVYLASGGSFDEDAELDEVIAKLKTRAHQDQQVVGFSGSVVDKRLTPVWQESNEASSSERRVVWSADKAQFEFATTGPGVKRFALLAATAMQAGDAQEVREQPVVYASEDNWVWDFSESAAPLGPIAPANEETTPAGTPGGGGSISTPGNLLPPVISPSTGEWAYEDFPLTVSIAHPNPTGSSVLHYKLGEGDWSIYSGPILVGPSVEVRAFCQTANSQHWENSIVVSERYESLVQRFSGSASGRFRDAEGPTDMVYEILEEGSRFEYGLPYSAGGFDEPNSLVFTGAEFSEVRPDERFKLGTLDYFNGTIYSLTEAQQVTLDVTVDFTVPAVTETFSFDLELESTTNYYVSLDDDADFVRMGNLSSDFQTTLNGKQYRVELQFGYEGENGFATVSEFHVHEGKSASGDIYATFIEIESEEESEPEDGGGTYASPCGLYDIPPGLPAYSPLSISWVKHWNGTGSTEWSLTNPNSVPLNSTPDTKIRYNLTVYDDYHALGNVLQSAEGWDNGNPNPLNSAYAKSLKVEWYLVIGGIATEILGCDIANADGVPLGGQDEEIPDPEPQPEPGPTPEPEPSPQDRQFAAHTLPGRIEAEDYDTDGAGQAYVDPTSGNSGGSYRDEDVDVEGSSEGAYNVGWIANGEWQDYTVEATPGRYNIHVRVASAQGDPGNLSVALAGQTLATFEVPGTGGWQSWTTLSVENVQVDASGFVELRLNHGGGYNVNWIEFEEMVPEPEPELEIAPLRPLHSYDQYSNSIWIVENDNINPVISNPHTRLKFNWRAYKRGQVVASGQGRDQSGSVVIWTPEARRFVVEWYTEANGVQSEILGTATAIND from the coding sequence ATGCCTACCTTCAATCCGTTTCAAAAGTGCAAGCGCCCTGGCTGTGCTGGTTTCACCTTGGTGGAACTGGTTCTCTCGGTGGGGGTGATTGGTATTTTGGCGGGACTGGCGGTGATGCTCTTAGGCGGGGCCCGGGCGGAGAGCGAGAGGACGCTCTTGGATCACCAGGTGAGAGAGTTGAATGCGGCGGTCAAGGTCTACCTGGCTTCGGGTGGTTCCTTTGATGAGGACGCTGAATTGGACGAGGTGATTGCCAAGCTGAAAACCCGGGCCCATCAGGATCAGCAAGTGGTCGGGTTTTCGGGTTCGGTGGTCGACAAGCGTTTGACTCCCGTCTGGCAGGAGAGCAACGAGGCGTCTTCTTCTGAGAGGCGGGTGGTCTGGAGTGCCGACAAGGCGCAGTTCGAGTTTGCCACGACTGGGCCCGGGGTGAAACGCTTCGCTCTTTTGGCGGCCACCGCCATGCAAGCCGGGGATGCCCAGGAAGTGCGGGAGCAGCCTGTGGTCTATGCTTCGGAGGACAACTGGGTCTGGGATTTCAGCGAGTCCGCCGCTCCCCTCGGCCCCATCGCCCCCGCAAATGAGGAGACGACCCCCGCGGGCACCCCAGGCGGAGGAGGATCCATCAGCACGCCGGGCAACCTTTTGCCACCGGTCATCTCGCCCTCGACGGGGGAATGGGCCTACGAGGACTTTCCTTTGACGGTCTCCATCGCTCACCCCAATCCCACCGGAAGCTCGGTCCTGCATTACAAGCTAGGGGAGGGGGATTGGTCGATTTACTCGGGACCCATTCTGGTGGGACCGAGTGTCGAAGTGCGGGCGTTTTGTCAGACTGCAAATTCGCAGCATTGGGAAAATAGCATCGTGGTCTCCGAGCGTTACGAGAGTCTGGTGCAACGCTTTTCCGGTTCGGCCAGTGGTCGCTTCCGCGATGCGGAGGGCCCGACGGATATGGTCTACGAGATTCTCGAAGAGGGGAGCCGTTTCGAGTATGGGCTGCCTTACTCAGCGGGCGGCTTTGATGAGCCGAACTCGCTCGTCTTCACCGGGGCGGAGTTCAGCGAAGTCCGCCCGGATGAAAGGTTCAAGCTTGGCACCTTGGATTATTTCAATGGCACGATTTACTCGCTGACTGAAGCCCAGCAAGTGACGCTGGATGTGACGGTCGATTTCACGGTGCCGGCGGTGACGGAGACCTTCAGCTTCGACCTCGAGCTGGAATCGACGACCAACTACTATGTCAGCTTGGACGACGATGCCGATTTCGTACGCATGGGCAATCTCAGTAGTGACTTCCAGACAACCCTCAATGGGAAGCAGTATCGGGTGGAATTGCAGTTCGGCTATGAGGGGGAGAATGGCTTTGCGACAGTCAGCGAATTTCACGTGCACGAGGGCAAGTCGGCCAGCGGCGACATTTATGCCACATTCATAGAGATCGAGTCGGAGGAGGAGAGCGAGCCAGAAGACGGCGGCGGCACCTACGCCAGCCCCTGCGGCCTCTATGACATTCCTCCCGGCCTCCCGGCCTACAGCCCGCTTTCCATCTCATGGGTCAAGCACTGGAATGGCACGGGCTCGACGGAGTGGAGTCTGACCAACCCCAATTCCGTTCCGCTCAACTCCACTCCGGACACCAAGATCCGCTACAACCTCACCGTCTACGATGACTACCATGCCCTCGGCAATGTGCTGCAATCGGCCGAAGGCTGGGATAATGGCAATCCCAATCCGCTGAACTCAGCCTACGCCAAGAGCCTGAAGGTGGAGTGGTATCTGGTCATTGGCGGCATCGCGACCGAGATCCTAGGTTGTGATATCGCCAATGCCGATGGGGTGCCCTTGGGAGGGCAGGACGAGGAAATCCCTGATCCGGAACCCCAACCTGAACCCGGGCCGACGCCTGAACCGGAGCCGAGCCCACAGGATCGCCAATTTGCCGCGCACACGCTTCCCGGACGGATTGAGGCGGAGGATTACGATACGGATGGAGCGGGGCAAGCTTACGTGGATCCAACTTCCGGAAATAGTGGAGGGAGCTACCGCGATGAGGATGTGGACGTGGAGGGCTCGAGTGAGGGGGCCTACAATGTGGGTTGGATCGCCAACGGAGAGTGGCAGGATTACACAGTGGAAGCCACGCCGGGCCGCTACAACATCCATGTGCGGGTGGCTTCGGCGCAAGGCGATCCCGGTAATCTCAGCGTGGCCTTAGCGGGGCAGACCTTGGCCACGTTTGAGGTGCCGGGGACGGGTGGCTGGCAAAGTTGGACCACCTTGAGTGTCGAGAACGTCCAGGTGGATGCGAGCGGCTTTGTCGAGCTGCGCCTCAATCACGGAGGTGGCTACAATGTGAACTGGATCGAGTTCGAAGAGATGGTTCCCGAGCCAGAACCGGAGCTGGAGATCGCTCCCTTGCGGCCTCTTCATTCCTACGACCAATACTCGAACAGTATTTGGATCGTGGAGAACGACAATATCAATCCTGTGATAAGCAATCCCCACACCCGCTTGAAATTCAATTGGAGAGCCTACAAGCGAGGGCAAGTCGTAGCCTCGGGGCAGGGTCGGGATCAGAGCGGTAGTGTCGTGATTTGGACGCCAGAAGCGAGACGCTTCGTGGTGGAGTGGTATACCGAGGCCAATGGCGTTCAGTCCGAGATTCTCGGAACCGCCACCGCCATCAACGATTGA
- the pyrC gene encoding dihydroorotase, protein MKLFQPLDMHLHLREGSMQQLVTPLSSETFAGAVIMPNLVPAVDHLERLLSYRRQIETTVQSHGHQFVPFMTLFFRDYSEAELATARSEIIGIKLYPAGATTNSEAGVQAMDDAEPTLKRMEEMGIRLLVHGETHGFVMDREAEFLSIYDHLARKFPKLQITMEHITTAQAVALLDEHENLFATVTLQHLLLTLDDLAGGPLRPHLFCKPIVKRPEDREALLKAALAAHPKLMFGSDSAPHPRHAKESCGCAAGCFTAPLALARLAELFAEHHALENLQAFVSDNAQANYTLPPLPEKTIHLVKSDHSVPTKYGIAPDEVIPFEAGRTLPWLAQAL, encoded by the coding sequence TTGAAACTCTTTCAGCCCCTCGACATGCACCTCCACCTCCGCGAGGGCAGCATGCAACAACTGGTGACCCCGCTCTCCAGCGAAACCTTCGCCGGCGCCGTCATCATGCCGAATCTGGTGCCGGCAGTGGACCATCTCGAGCGCCTACTCAGCTATCGCCGCCAGATCGAAACCACCGTCCAAAGTCATGGACACCAGTTTGTCCCCTTCATGACCCTCTTCTTCCGCGACTACAGCGAAGCGGAGTTGGCCACCGCCCGGAGCGAAATCATCGGGATCAAACTCTATCCCGCCGGCGCCACCACCAACAGCGAGGCCGGCGTCCAAGCCATGGACGACGCCGAACCCACCCTCAAGCGCATGGAGGAAATGGGCATCCGGCTCCTGGTCCACGGAGAGACCCACGGCTTCGTCATGGACCGGGAGGCTGAATTTCTCTCCATCTACGATCACCTAGCCCGTAAATTTCCCAAGCTCCAGATCACCATGGAACACATCACCACAGCCCAGGCCGTGGCGCTCCTGGATGAGCATGAGAATCTCTTTGCCACCGTCACCCTCCAGCACCTCCTCCTCACCCTCGACGACCTCGCTGGTGGCCCACTTCGTCCGCATCTCTTCTGCAAACCCATTGTCAAAAGGCCGGAGGACCGCGAGGCGCTCCTGAAGGCCGCCCTCGCCGCCCACCCCAAGCTCATGTTCGGCAGCGATAGCGCCCCTCATCCGCGCCACGCCAAGGAATCCTGTGGTTGCGCCGCCGGATGCTTCACCGCGCCGCTCGCCTTGGCGCGGCTCGCCGAACTCTTTGCAGAGCATCACGCCCTCGAAAACCTGCAAGCCTTCGTGAGCGATAACGCCCAAGCGAACTACACCCTCCCCCCCCTTCCCGAGAAAACAATCCATCTGGTAAAATCGGACCACTCCGTCCCTACAAAATATGGGATAGCGCCCGACGAGGTCATCCCCTTCGAGGCCGGCCGGACCCTTCCTTGGCTGGCCCAGGCTCTCTAG
- the purU gene encoding formyltetrahydrofolate deformylase → MNLIALLHGPDKPGIVSAVSTWIFSNGGSIIHADQHRDSELGIFFQRVEWSQEKLEEAALREQASAFREFARTQGMEAGAWLASDRPRVALFVSKQGHAFHDLMLRWQSKDLPCEIVAVIGNHDLWEETCDHYGVPFHHVAVTADTKPEAEAQQQEILSQAQVDFAVLARYMQVLSGDFLEKFQKPVINIHHSFLPAFAGARPYHQAHTRGVKLIGATAHYVTEVLDDGPIIHQAVERISHRHTVSDLVRKGQDLEKLALSQAVRWQVERRILSYANKTVVFD, encoded by the coding sequence ATGAACCTCATCGCCCTCCTCCACGGTCCGGACAAACCGGGCATCGTGAGCGCCGTCTCCACCTGGATCTTCTCGAATGGAGGCAGCATCATTCACGCAGACCAGCACCGCGATAGCGAACTGGGCATCTTCTTCCAACGAGTCGAATGGAGCCAAGAAAAATTGGAAGAAGCCGCTCTCCGTGAACAGGCGAGCGCCTTCCGGGAATTCGCTCGCACCCAAGGCATGGAAGCGGGCGCCTGGTTGGCGAGCGATCGACCACGGGTCGCCCTTTTTGTCTCCAAGCAAGGACACGCCTTTCATGACCTCATGCTCCGCTGGCAATCGAAAGACCTGCCCTGCGAAATCGTGGCCGTCATCGGGAATCACGACCTTTGGGAAGAGACCTGCGATCACTACGGTGTGCCCTTCCACCACGTCGCCGTGACCGCCGACACCAAGCCAGAAGCCGAAGCCCAGCAGCAAGAGATCCTCTCCCAAGCCCAAGTCGATTTCGCCGTCCTCGCCCGCTACATGCAGGTTCTCAGCGGAGACTTTCTGGAAAAATTCCAGAAACCCGTCATCAACATCCACCACAGCTTCCTCCCCGCCTTCGCCGGGGCCCGTCCCTATCACCAGGCCCACACCCGGGGGGTGAAATTGATCGGGGCTACCGCCCACTATGTCACCGAAGTGCTCGACGATGGGCCGATCATCCACCAAGCGGTCGAGCGCATCAGCCACCGTCACACCGTGTCCGATCTGGTCCGCAAAGGGCAAGACCTAGAAAAGCTCGCCCTCAGCCAGGCCGTGCGCTGGCAGGTCGAACGCCGCATTCTCTCCTACGCCAACAAAACAGTGGTCTTCGACTGA
- a CDS encoding sigma-70 family RNA polymerase sigma factor, with translation MTEREDIEELIGKVALGDRAALAALYDATSGKLFSVCLGVLKSRDEAEEALQDVYLRIWTKAGRYAVTGHSPMTWLITVARNLSIDRLRARKVNHVDLDSVGELVEKRPGPDAASIAASEQRRISACFEELPPDRADAVRAAYLDGVTYQALADRFEVPLNTMRTWLRRSLISLRECLSR, from the coding sequence GTGACGGAACGCGAGGACATCGAAGAACTGATTGGCAAGGTCGCCCTCGGCGACCGGGCTGCACTGGCCGCGCTCTACGATGCTACGAGCGGGAAACTATTCAGTGTGTGTCTCGGTGTTTTGAAGAGCAGGGACGAAGCGGAGGAGGCACTGCAAGACGTGTATCTCCGCATTTGGACCAAGGCTGGGAGATACGCGGTTACGGGCCATTCTCCAATGACGTGGCTCATTACCGTGGCAAGAAATCTGTCGATTGACCGGCTCCGGGCGAGAAAAGTCAATCACGTGGACCTCGACAGCGTCGGTGAACTTGTCGAAAAGCGACCGGGGCCGGATGCGGCAAGTATTGCGGCGTCGGAACAGCGCCGAATCAGCGCCTGTTTCGAAGAGCTGCCGCCCGACCGGGCCGATGCGGTCCGCGCTGCCTATCTCGACGGGGTGACGTATCAAGCGCTTGCAGACCGCTTTGAGGTGCCGCTCAACACGATGCGAACCTGGCTGCGCCGTAGTCTCATCTCTTTGAGGGAATGCCTGTCGCGATGA
- a CDS encoding anti-sigma factor — MPVAMSDQEDIPEDEALAAEYVLRLLDVDAERAFETRLQTEAELRELVRFWEAEFAALASDSPDEVPSPSVRAKLVAELSGEDARPERRWPRGLLAFSALAAVAVLAFLAFSQMRRGPAFDPTLHATLISEDGAVHIEAGYAPTGNLFKVIPEQGAPATGRDFELWVIGAKADAPVSLGVIPTDRESLFEIAPEMAALIDGGVLAVSEEPEGGSPTGAPTGAILATDEFFDADLFQAS, encoded by the coding sequence ATGCCTGTCGCGATGAGTGACCAAGAGGACATCCCTGAAGACGAGGCGCTGGCGGCCGAATACGTCTTGCGTCTGCTGGACGTGGACGCGGAGCGGGCCTTCGAAACGCGGCTTCAGACTGAAGCGGAGCTGCGTGAGCTGGTGCGGTTTTGGGAGGCCGAGTTCGCAGCTTTGGCTTCCGATTCTCCAGACGAGGTTCCTTCACCTTCGGTCAGAGCGAAGCTGGTCGCCGAACTGAGTGGTGAGGACGCCCGTCCCGAGCGTCGATGGCCTCGGGGTTTGCTGGCGTTTTCCGCCTTGGCCGCGGTTGCGGTTCTCGCGTTCCTTGCCTTCAGCCAAATGCGGCGGGGCCCGGCATTTGATCCAACGCTCCATGCCACCCTGATCTCGGAAGACGGTGCAGTCCATATCGAGGCCGGCTATGCCCCTACCGGAAACCTATTCAAGGTCATTCCCGAACAAGGTGCGCCCGCGACCGGCCGGGATTTTGAGCTTTGGGTGATCGGCGCGAAGGCTGATGCGCCGGTGTCCCTGGGCGTAATTCCGACGGATCGGGAAAGCTTGTTCGAGATCGCTCCCGAGATGGCAGCCTTGATCGACGGTGGAGTATTAGCCGTTTCGGAGGAACCCGAAGGCGGCTCGCCAACCGGCGCGCCGACCGGGGCGATTTTGGCGACCGACGAATTCTTCGACGCCGACTTATTTCAGGCGAGCTGA
- a CDS encoding PLP-dependent transferase: protein MSDLSQPTHHRPEDLGKPLPDSPHACSVTLPTWESIIGYEEKDPQVFNQLQTGYPRFVLHPIVAQLCSRVEAELGQPGERALLFPCEEAASRAGHFVLHQNADAVVWISPTDYQDCHALLVQEQDFPHAFRYWQHTGEILSSRQAESYLEGKAPEKSATENQKSKIIRNRLAQLYGVPADHIFLTSGGMASLFLALRAVTALHPGQETLHLEFPYVDLLKIQEQFSPGVRFYPCATGSALEHALEWIESDTPPAAIFAEVPSNPLLRTLDLTDLQSRIAYRKSPLILDDTLTSVANLSLLPHADLVSTSLTKWFSGGGDVLAGSLIVNPASPHADFFREFFANDSATPLHPLDAEVLEKNSRDFLERMHRANESGQALAHFLRTHPAVEEVYYPDQSPSYQELMQPKGGFGGLLSFVLKDPQKTTPRFYDEIAWCKGPSLGTNFSLLSPYTQLAHYRELEWAEFCGVSRHLLRLSVGQEPQALLLQRLEEALSSLNTAN, encoded by the coding sequence GTGAGCGACCTATCCCAGCCCACTCATCATCGACCTGAGGATCTTGGGAAGCCCCTGCCGGATAGTCCGCATGCTTGTTCGGTCACCTTGCCCACCTGGGAAAGCATCATCGGCTACGAGGAAAAGGACCCTCAGGTCTTCAATCAACTGCAAACCGGCTACCCCCGCTTCGTCCTCCACCCCATCGTGGCCCAGCTTTGCTCCCGAGTGGAAGCAGAACTTGGCCAGCCGGGCGAACGCGCCCTCCTCTTCCCTTGCGAAGAAGCCGCCAGCCGCGCCGGCCATTTCGTCCTTCACCAAAACGCAGACGCGGTCGTTTGGATCTCCCCCACCGACTACCAGGACTGCCACGCCCTTCTCGTCCAAGAGCAGGACTTCCCGCACGCCTTCCGCTACTGGCAACACACCGGAGAGATCCTCTCCAGCCGCCAAGCTGAATCCTACCTCGAAGGCAAAGCCCCAGAAAAGTCGGCCACCGAAAATCAAAAATCAAAAATCATCCGCAATCGACTCGCCCAGCTCTACGGTGTTCCAGCGGACCACATCTTCCTCACCAGCGGTGGTATGGCCTCCCTCTTCCTTGCCCTGCGGGCTGTCACCGCCCTCCATCCCGGCCAGGAAACCCTCCACCTCGAATTTCCCTACGTCGATCTCCTCAAAATTCAAGAGCAGTTCAGCCCGGGCGTCCGCTTCTATCCCTGTGCCACCGGGAGCGCCCTCGAGCACGCCCTCGAATGGATTGAGAGCGACACTCCGCCCGCCGCCATTTTCGCCGAAGTTCCCAGCAACCCCCTCTTGCGCACCCTCGACCTAACCGATCTCCAATCGAGGATCGCCTATCGAAAATCACCCCTCATCCTGGACGACACCCTCACCAGCGTGGCCAACCTCTCCCTCCTGCCCCACGCCGACCTCGTCTCCACCAGTCTCACCAAGTGGTTTTCCGGCGGGGGAGACGTTCTGGCTGGCTCCCTCATCGTCAATCCGGCCAGCCCCCACGCCGACTTCTTTCGCGAATTTTTCGCCAACGATTCCGCGACTCCCCTCCACCCGCTCGACGCCGAAGTCCTGGAAAAGAATAGCCGCGACTTCTTAGAGCGCATGCACCGGGCCAACGAGAGCGGCCAGGCTCTCGCGCATTTCCTACGCACCCACCCCGCCGTCGAGGAAGTCTACTACCCGGATCAAAGCCCCTCTTACCAGGAACTCATGCAACCAAAAGGTGGCTTCGGCGGTCTTCTCTCGTTTGTCCTGAAAGACCCCCAAAAAACGACCCCCCGCTTCTACGACGAGATCGCCTGGTGCAAAGGTCCCAGCCTCGGCACGAACTTCAGCCTGCTCAGTCCCTACACCCAGCTCGCTCATTATCGCGAGCTGGAATGGGCTGAATTCTGCGGAGTCTCCCGGCACCTCCTGCGCCTCTCCGTCGGCCAAGAACCCCAAGCCCTCCTCCTCCAACGCCTCGAGGAGGCGCTCTCTTCACTGAACACTGCAAACTGA